Proteins encoded by one window of Planktothrix tepida PCC 9214:
- the kdpB gene encoding potassium-transporting ATPase subunit KdpB, which translates to MQTRLNKRQQKKQKKVNTKGLYQRAFQDAFSKLDPRYMIKNPVMFVVWLGTIITALLVLDPNLFGTVKGENNRFFNFLVTVILLLTLLFANFAEAVAEGRGKAQADSLRSTKAETTARKLLPDGLIEEISSTSLKKGDQIKVIAGDMIPVDAEVIAGVASVDESAITGESAPVLKEPGSDIASSVTGGTRIISDELILRVTSEPGKGFLDRMIALVEGAERTKTPNEIALTVLLAVLTEVFLIVVATISPLANYVQTPVSIVILIALLVALIPTTIGGLLSAIGIAGMDRVAQFNVVATSGRAVEACGDINTLVLDKTGTITLGNRLAEEFIPVNGHSPKAVAEVALAASIFDETPEGKSIVRLAEKMGATVNFNRKLAEGIEFSARTRMSGTNLPGDSEVRKGAVDAIKGFVRSRGGQLTTDLDIAYQHISRLGGTPLAVCKDNELYGIIYLKDIIKPGIRDRFAQLRRMGVRTVMLTGDNRITAEVIAQEAGVDDFIAEATPEDKISVIQREQSQGKLVAMTGDGTNDAPALAQANVGLAMNSGTQAAKEAANMVDLDSDPTKLIDLVTIGKQLLITRGALTTFSIANDIAKYFAIIPAMFSSAGIGGLNIMGLASSQSAILSALIYNALIIPALIPLALKGVKFRPVSANKLLRENILIYGLGGIIAPFIGIKMIDSIIAIIGLT; encoded by the coding sequence ATGCAAACTCGCTTAAATAAACGACAACAAAAAAAGCAAAAAAAAGTCAATACAAAAGGACTTTATCAACGGGCATTTCAAGATGCTTTTAGCAAACTTGATCCGCGATACATGATTAAAAATCCTGTGATGTTTGTCGTTTGGTTAGGAACAATAATCACAGCCTTATTAGTTCTCGATCCCAACTTATTTGGAACCGTTAAAGGAGAAAATAATCGCTTCTTTAATTTTCTCGTGACCGTGATTTTATTGTTAACCCTTCTGTTTGCAAATTTCGCTGAAGCGGTCGCAGAAGGACGGGGAAAAGCCCAAGCAGATTCCTTACGTTCTACAAAAGCGGAAACCACCGCCCGCAAATTATTACCCGATGGTTTGATTGAAGAAATTAGTTCCACATCGTTAAAAAAAGGAGATCAAATTAAAGTTATTGCTGGAGATATGATTCCAGTAGATGCTGAAGTAATTGCGGGAGTTGCTTCTGTCGATGAATCTGCAATTACTGGCGAATCTGCCCCGGTTCTAAAAGAACCTGGAAGCGATATTGCCAGTTCTGTAACGGGAGGAACTCGGATTATTTCTGATGAATTAATCTTGCGGGTGACATCGGAACCAGGAAAAGGATTTTTAGACCGAATGATTGCTTTAGTTGAAGGGGCAGAACGGACAAAAACCCCAAATGAAATTGCCTTAACGGTGTTATTAGCCGTATTAACTGAAGTTTTTTTAATCGTAGTTGCTACGATTTCACCCCTTGCTAATTACGTTCAAACTCCAGTTAGTATTGTAATTTTAATTGCTTTATTAGTGGCGTTAATTCCCACAACAATTGGGGGTTTATTAAGTGCAATTGGCATTGCTGGAATGGATCGGGTGGCTCAATTTAATGTTGTTGCCACATCGGGACGGGCTGTAGAAGCCTGTGGGGATATCAATACTTTAGTCTTAGATAAAACCGGAACCATTACTTTAGGAAATCGACTAGCTGAAGAATTTATTCCGGTGAATGGTCATAGTCCAAAAGCTGTTGCTGAAGTCGCACTCGCTGCGAGTATTTTTGATGAGACACCGGAAGGAAAATCGATTGTTCGACTTGCAGAAAAAATGGGTGCAACGGTTAATTTTAATCGAAAATTAGCCGAAGGAATTGAGTTCTCTGCTAGAACTCGTATGAGTGGTACAAACTTACCTGGTGACAGCGAAGTTAGAAAAGGGGCAGTTGATGCAATTAAGGGATTTGTTCGATCTCGCGGAGGTCAACTAACGACTGATTTAGATATCGCTTATCAGCATATTTCTCGTTTGGGTGGTACACCTTTAGCAGTTTGCAAAGACAATGAATTGTATGGAATTATTTACCTAAAAGATATTATTAAACCGGGAATTAGAGATCGCTTTGCTCAACTGCGACGTATGGGAGTGAGAACCGTAATGTTAACGGGAGATAATCGGATTACGGCTGAAGTTATTGCTCAAGAAGCGGGGGTAGATGACTTTATTGCAGAAGCCACTCCAGAGGATAAAATTTCTGTGATTCAACGGGAACAATCCCAGGGTAAATTAGTAGCGATGACGGGGGATGGTACGAATGATGCTCCGGCGTTAGCTCAAGCAAATGTCGGGTTAGCAATGAATTCGGGAACTCAAGCTGCAAAGGAAGCTGCGAATATGGTTGACTTAGATTCTGATCCTACAAAGTTGATTGATTTAGTCACCATTGGTAAGCAATTATTGATTACTCGCGGAGCGTTAACTACTTTTTCTATTGCGAATGATATTGCTAAGTATTTTGCGATTATTCCAGCGATGTTTTCATCAGCAGGAATTGGGGGTTTAAATATTATGGGGTTAGCCAGTAGTCAATCGGCTATTTTATCCGCCCTAATTTATAATGCTTTAATTATCCCCGCCTTAATTCCTTTAGCCTTAAAAGGGGTTAAGTTTCGCCCCGTTAGTGCCAATAAATTACTTAGAGAAAACATTTTAATTTATGGATTAGGAGGAATTATAGCACCCTTTATT